One part of the Algibacter sp. L1A34 genome encodes these proteins:
- a CDS encoding tryptophan 2,3-dioxygenase family protein — translation MNSKLTDQIKDKFDAIDQDVDAHLEGLLHSKPINYWDYIQTDALLSLQVQRTVFPDELVFIMYHQVNELLFKMVLSEMDQIAKNDTIDTETFTSKLMRISRYFDVLTSSFTIMKDGMDVEQYNKFRTTLTPASGFQSAQYRKIEFASTELINLIDKRFRDTFDKNSSYENAFEHLYWQAAGKDYKTGKKTYTLSDFEGRYKDEFIRFIKFYKNSNLWSKFKELPKASQENEELIDAMRHYDYTVNIKWVMAHYNTANHYLNINGKTAEATGGSEWVKYMHPKYQKRIFFPDLWTEQEKETWGTNI, via the coding sequence TTGAACTCTAAACTTACCGACCAAATTAAAGATAAATTTGATGCTATTGATCAAGATGTTGATGCGCATTTAGAAGGCTTACTGCATAGTAAGCCTATTAATTATTGGGATTATATACAAACCGATGCGTTGTTGAGTTTGCAAGTACAACGTACTGTTTTTCCAGACGAGTTGGTTTTTATCATGTACCACCAGGTTAACGAATTGCTGTTTAAAATGGTGCTTTCGGAAATGGATCAAATTGCAAAAAATGATACTATTGATACCGAGACGTTTACATCTAAATTAATGCGCATTAGTCGCTATTTTGATGTGTTAACATCTTCATTTACTATTATGAAGGATGGAATGGACGTGGAGCAATACAATAAATTTAGGACAACTTTAACGCCTGCAAGTGGGTTTCAAAGCGCACAATATCGTAAAATTGAATTTGCTTCTACGGAGCTAATTAATTTAATCGATAAGCGTTTTAGGGATACGTTTGATAAAAACTCATCTTACGAAAATGCTTTTGAGCATTTGTATTGGCAAGCTGCTGGTAAAGATTATAAAACAGGAAAAAAAACGTATACATTGTCTGATTTTGAAGGTCGATATAAAGACGAATTTATTAGATTTATAAAGTTTTATAAAAACAGCAACTTGTGGAGCAAATTTAAGGAGCTTCCTAAAGCATCGCAAGAAAATGAAGAATTGATTGATGCCATGAGGCATTACGATTATACGGTGAATATAAAATGGGTTATGGCCCATTATAATACCGCAAATCATTATTTAAATATTAACGGAAAAACAGCCGAGGCAACCGGAGGAAGTGAATGGGTGAAGTATATGCACCCCAAATACCAAAAAAGAATATTTTTTCCAGATTTATGGACAGAGCAAGAAAAAGAAACGTGGGGAACAAATATATAA
- a CDS encoding DUF3108 domain-containing protein: MKRILLILSLVFVAQTGFSQPESAFEDGEWFKFRMSYSNWLKAGNATLAVHDEVLDGRPVYHVVGKGWTTGMIKWFFKVKDRYESYFDKTTILPYKFVRNIDEGGHTKDLEIDFDQKNNKAHVNDKKHKKKIIVDTKPNIQDMVSTFYYLRNHLDTDNLEVGNEVKIDMFFDEENYGFKLQYLGEETIDTDFGKVRALKFRPYVMAGRVFKEEESLTLWVSKDKNKLPLRIKADLAVGSLRADLDAFRGLKHPFNIVVKNQ, translated from the coding sequence ATGAAGAGAATACTACTTATATTATCGTTGGTTTTTGTTGCGCAAACTGGGTTTTCGCAGCCCGAATCGGCTTTTGAAGATGGCGAATGGTTTAAATTTAGGATGAGCTATAGTAATTGGCTTAAAGCAGGAAATGCTACGTTAGCCGTGCATGATGAAGTTTTAGATGGAAGACCTGTTTACCATGTTGTAGGTAAAGGGTGGACCACTGGCATGATTAAATGGTTTTTTAAAGTGAAGGATAGATACGAGAGTTATTTTGATAAAACGACTATTTTGCCTTACAAGTTTGTTAGAAATATTGACGAAGGTGGGCATACTAAGGATTTAGAAATTGATTTTGATCAAAAAAATAATAAGGCACATGTTAATGATAAAAAACATAAAAAAAAGATAATTGTTGATACAAAGCCTAATATCCAAGATATGGTATCGACTTTTTATTATTTACGTAATCATTTAGATACCGATAATTTAGAGGTTGGTAACGAGGTAAAGATTGATATGTTTTTTGATGAAGAAAATTATGGTTTTAAATTACAGTATCTAGGTGAAGAAACTATTGATACCGATTTTGGTAAGGTTAGAGCCTTGAAATTTAGACCGTATGTTATGGCAGGGCGCGTTTTTAAAGAGGAAGAAAGTTTAACGCTATGGGTTTCGAAAGATAAAAATAAATTACCTTTGCGTATAAAGGCAGATTTGGCTGTGGGTTCGCTTAGAGCAGATTTAGACGCTTTTAGAGGGTTGAAACATCCTTTTAATATTGTTGTTAAAAACCAATAA
- a CDS encoding sensor histidine kinase: MKIKKPSLRTRIFLSMILLVLLASVLITGIAIYQYKEETQDYHTERLERKELNTKTHIKRVLNGRQNTWEVKTENIPIIFKEEIYSIADIHKLQIILYDLDGGLLIASSAGLQKSAVEKCLSANVLNAISNTPDHRYVDKHMENGQTFQSSFTYVTDIKSKPIAILNIPYLENDDFLAKELDEFLSRIIYAYLFVLLMAIGIAFLLSKYITKSLKTISDKINTTRLEKRNERIEISDTSEEISTLVTSYNSMIDELEESAVQLAKSEREQAWREMAKQVAHEIKNPLTPMRLTVQSFQRKFNPEDENIHSKLDEYSKTLIQQIDTMSSIASAFSNFAKMPAQQNETLNVVEIVKLALDIFNEHYIYFTSEKEEIIAVFDRTQLIRVVTNLVKNATQAMPIKDDPKIDVYVGTNNGNVILTVSDNGTGVLEENKKKLFEPKFTTKTSGMGLGLAMVKNIVETYNGSISFESEKDKGAVFKVVFPQKFEHSKNFRDGVS, encoded by the coding sequence ATGAAAATAAAAAAACCATCACTTCGTACCCGAATATTTCTGTCCATGATCCTTTTGGTTCTACTGGCATCCGTTCTAATTACAGGCATAGCCATTTACCAATATAAGGAAGAAACGCAAGATTACCATACCGAACGCTTAGAACGGAAGGAGCTTAACACAAAAACACACATAAAACGTGTTTTAAATGGACGCCAAAACACTTGGGAAGTAAAAACCGAAAATATCCCCATAATATTTAAAGAAGAAATCTATAGTATTGCCGACATACATAAACTTCAAATTATACTTTACGATTTAGATGGCGGCTTACTTATTGCTTCTAGCGCAGGTTTACAAAAATCGGCCGTAGAAAAATGTTTAAGTGCCAATGTTTTGAACGCTATATCTAATACGCCAGATCATCGCTATGTGGATAAACATATGGAAAACGGACAAACCTTCCAGTCTTCTTTTACTTATGTTACCGATATTAAATCGAAACCCATAGCCATATTAAACATTCCTTATCTAGAAAATGATGATTTTCTTGCCAAAGAATTAGACGAGTTTTTATCTCGTATTATTTACGCCTATTTATTTGTACTTCTTATGGCCATCGGAATTGCTTTTTTATTATCAAAATACATCACAAAATCCCTGAAAACAATTAGTGATAAAATAAACACCACGCGTTTAGAAAAAAGAAACGAACGTATTGAAATAAGTGATACCAGCGAAGAAATTTCAACCCTGGTAACATCATACAATAGCATGATTGACGAGCTTGAGGAAAGTGCTGTGCAATTAGCAAAAAGCGAACGTGAACAAGCTTGGCGCGAAATGGCAAAACAGGTAGCTCACGAAATTAAAAACCCATTAACACCTATGCGTTTAACGGTGCAAAGCTTCCAACGAAAGTTTAACCCTGAAGACGAAAATATACACTCAAAATTAGACGAATACAGTAAAACTCTTATTCAGCAAATAGATACCATGAGTTCTATTGCCTCTGCTTTTTCTAATTTTGCAAAAATGCCCGCACAACAAAACGAAACTCTAAACGTAGTTGAAATTGTAAAACTAGCTTTAGATATTTTTAATGAACACTACATTTATTTCACCTCCGAAAAAGAAGAAATTATTGCCGTTTTCGATAGAACACAACTTATACGTGTAGTTACCAATTTAGTAAAAAACGCCACACAAGCTATGCCTATAAAAGATGACCCTAAAATAGACGTCTATGTTGGCACAAATAACGGCAACGTAATTTTAACGGTTTCCGATAACGGCACAGGTGTACTAGAAGAAAACAAGAAAAAACTTTTTGAACCAAAGTTTACAACAAAAACAAGTGGCATGGGGCTTGGTTTAGCTATGGTAAAAAATATTGTAGAAACCTATAACGGAAGTATTTCATTTGAATCTGAAAAAGACAAAGGCGCCGTTTTTAAAGTTGTTTTCCCTCAAAAATTCGAACATTCTAAAAACTTCAGAGATGGTGTTTCTTAG
- a CDS encoding enoyl-CoA hydratase/isomerase family protein — protein sequence MSYQNILSETNNGITKITINRPTKLNALNKDTIEELHKAFKTANKDKNTKVIILTGSGEKAFVAGADISEFANFSEEKGGKLAAKGQKILFDFVENLSTPVIAAVNGFALGGGLELAMACHIRIASDNAKMGLPEVSLGVIPGYGGTQRLPQLVGKGRALEMIMTAGMIDAETAKSYGLVNHVVTQAELIPLAEKIANKMMRNSSVAIAKAIKAVNAGLEDGKNGYKTEIKQFGKSFGTADFKEGTTAFLEKRPAQFPGE from the coding sequence ATGAGTTACCAAAATATATTAAGCGAAACCAATAACGGGATCACAAAAATCACAATTAACCGCCCAACAAAGCTTAACGCACTTAATAAAGACACCATAGAAGAATTACACAAGGCTTTTAAAACTGCAAACAAGGATAAAAACACCAAAGTAATTATTTTAACAGGGAGCGGAGAAAAGGCATTTGTTGCCGGTGCAGATATTAGTGAGTTCGCTAATTTCTCGGAGGAAAAGGGCGGGAAACTTGCCGCTAAAGGACAAAAAATATTATTCGATTTTGTAGAAAATTTATCGACTCCTGTTATTGCTGCAGTAAATGGTTTTGCGCTTGGTGGTGGATTAGAATTAGCAATGGCTTGCCATATTAGAATTGCTAGCGATAATGCGAAAATGGGACTTCCAGAAGTTTCGCTTGGTGTAATTCCTGGATATGGAGGCACACAACGTTTACCACAATTAGTAGGGAAAGGTCGCGCTCTAGAAATGATTATGACCGCTGGAATGATAGATGCCGAGACTGCGAAAAGTTACGGCTTAGTAAACCATGTGGTTACTCAAGCAGAATTAATTCCATTAGCAGAAAAAATAGCGAATAAAATGATGAGAAATTCGTCTGTAGCTATTGCCAAAGCAATAAAAGCCGTAAACGCAGGTCTTGAAGACGGCAAAAATGGTTATAAAACAGAAATAAAACAATTCGGAAAAAGTTTTGGGACGGCAGATTTTAAAGAAGGCACTACCGCTTTTTTAGAAAAACGTCCTGCTCAATTTCCAGGAGAGTAA
- a CDS encoding AraC family transcriptional regulator, with translation MIIKKPTLEKISPSFGSSILVRQHGEKADKNNAFWHFHPELELVYVNKGQGKTHIGNHLSYFNNSQLILIGANLPHNGFSDRLTANGTETTVQFKSNFLGDDFLTVPEMASIVALFERAKKGIRFQIDTKKKIGLKIEKLLEHDGLKRMLKFLEILNHLSKTDDYTLLNADGIALETNPQDSDKINTIYKYINTNFNEHIALDDIANEVSMTVPAFCRYFKKTTGKTFTQLVNEYRVVHATKLLNESKMSIADVCFECGFNNFSHFNKQFNEITGKTASQYRKEIKHIIQ, from the coding sequence ATGATTATTAAAAAACCTACATTAGAAAAAATTAGCCCCAGTTTTGGCAGTTCTATTTTAGTTAGGCAACATGGCGAAAAGGCTGATAAAAACAACGCTTTTTGGCACTTTCACCCGGAACTAGAGTTGGTATACGTAAATAAAGGACAAGGTAAAACACATATTGGAAACCATTTATCCTACTTCAATAATAGTCAACTTATATTAATAGGTGCTAATTTACCTCATAATGGTTTTAGTGATCGACTTACTGCTAATGGCACAGAGACTACGGTGCAATTTAAATCGAACTTTTTAGGAGATGATTTTTTAACTGTTCCAGAAATGGCAAGTATTGTTGCCTTATTTGAAAGAGCAAAAAAAGGAATCCGTTTTCAAATTGATACTAAAAAGAAAATTGGTCTTAAAATTGAAAAACTTTTAGAGCATGATGGTTTAAAACGTATGCTGAAGTTTTTAGAGATTTTAAATCACTTATCCAAAACGGATGATTATACTTTATTAAATGCCGACGGAATTGCCTTAGAAACCAACCCACAAGACAGCGATAAGATTAATACCATTTATAAGTACATCAATACTAATTTTAATGAGCATATTGCGCTAGACGATATTGCAAACGAAGTAAGCATGACCGTGCCTGCCTTTTGTCGTTACTTTAAAAAAACTACAGGAAAAACATTTACACAATTAGTGAATGAATATAGAGTGGTACATGCTACCAAACTTTTAAATGAAAGTAAAATGAGTATTGCTGATGTTTGTTTTGAGTGTGGCTTTAACAATTTCTCGCATTTTAACAAACAGTTTAATGAAATTACAGGTAAAACAGCTTCGCAATACCGAAAAGAAATTAAGCATATTATTCAGTAA
- a CDS encoding SGNH/GDSL hydrolase family protein — protein MKRNLILTVFILVLGLPVYGQVESEFLNFDSASSSLDDNLFPSISYNSFGFVDDTCGLNDKTVDYSIDSSLNLVSPNGNEFWQVGKNPNIIWESNNLVSDIAIEYSANNGRSWNVIATVPSTTESYRWVIPNKVSRNCLVRLTSGSLIDSSDDVFEISNNTSVCAIVVIGSSTAEGLGASSIEKSWVYKYKNELFQKNTSLVVFNFGLGGLTTFNLLPTDSPTLLPSGVTIDVNRNITKALSYNPIAIILNLPSNDTYNGYSKQTQLTNFAEINVEAEKRSVPIWITTTQPRYFSNPLDVKTQRDVKKAILGRYTDRTIDFWTGISNANGTILSYLDSGDGTHVNDAGHNILLDRVLGENIDYLTCLRGTDIENKDSVKKMSIKRRSKLVGDKFNINFYSFNAGEVQVRLYNKLGRKIITKKGFYRFKEGSNKFKVRLRHAKPKVFYFIFDFKFNRETAVTKSYTLFVK, from the coding sequence ATGAAAAGAAACTTAATTCTTACTGTTTTTATTTTAGTGCTAGGGTTGCCAGTATACGGCCAGGTAGAATCTGAATTTTTGAATTTTGATAGTGCTTCTTCCTCTTTAGATGATAACCTATTCCCCAGCATCAGTTATAACTCTTTTGGGTTTGTTGATGATACTTGTGGTTTAAATGATAAAACGGTTGATTATAGCATCGACTCAAGTTTAAATTTAGTTTCTCCCAATGGTAATGAGTTCTGGCAAGTAGGTAAGAATCCAAATATTATTTGGGAAAGCAATAATTTAGTTAGTGATATTGCTATCGAATACTCAGCAAATAATGGAAGGTCATGGAATGTTATAGCAACAGTTCCTAGTACTACGGAGAGTTACCGATGGGTGATACCTAATAAGGTTTCTAGAAATTGTTTGGTGAGATTAACTTCTGGAAGTTTAATAGATAGTAGTGATGACGTTTTTGAAATATCTAACAATACCTCAGTGTGTGCCATTGTTGTTATTGGGTCTTCTACTGCCGAAGGATTAGGAGCTTCTTCAATAGAGAAATCGTGGGTGTATAAATATAAGAACGAACTATTTCAAAAAAACACAAGTCTTGTTGTATTTAATTTTGGTTTGGGAGGGCTTACAACATTTAATTTGCTGCCAACAGATTCGCCTACGTTATTACCTTCAGGAGTGACTATTGATGTAAATAGAAATATTACAAAAGCTCTATCGTATAATCCTATAGCTATTATTTTAAATCTACCATCAAATGATACTTATAATGGTTATTCAAAACAAACACAACTTACTAATTTTGCCGAAATTAATGTAGAGGCAGAAAAGCGTTCTGTTCCAATTTGGATAACAACAACACAGCCAAGGTATTTTTCTAACCCTCTTGATGTTAAAACTCAAAGAGATGTTAAAAAAGCTATTTTAGGAAGGTATACCGATAGAACTATTGATTTTTGGACGGGTATCTCGAATGCTAATGGTACTATTTTATCTTATTTAGACAGCGGAGATGGTACGCATGTTAATGATGCAGGCCATAATATATTGTTAGATCGTGTTTTGGGTGAAAATATTGATTATTTAACCTGTTTGCGTGGTACAGATATTGAAAACAAGGATAGTGTAAAAAAAATGTCGATTAAAAGGCGTTCTAAATTAGTAGGAGATAAATTTAATATTAATTTCTATAGTTTTAATGCTGGAGAGGTACAAGTAAGGCTATATAATAAACTAGGACGAAAAATTATTACTAAAAAAGGGTTTTATAGATTTAAGGAAGGAAGCAATAAATTTAAAGTAAGATTAAGGCATGCAAAGCCTAAGGTGTTTTATTTCATATTCGATTTTAAATTTAATAGAGAAACCGCGGTTACAAAAAGTTATACGCTATTTGTAAAATAA
- a CDS encoding HD domain-containing protein — MNQESIISKTITFVKETLKDAEGGHDWFHIERVYKNALLISKTEKVDAFVVVLGALLHDIADSKFHDGDETVGPKVASDFLLEQNVDNSTIKHVVNIIENISFKGGNEEQNFTSPELNVVQDADRLDAIGAIGIARCFNYGGFKNRALYNPEIKPDLNMSKEAYKKSTAPTINHFYEKLLLLKDRMNTKTGKLIAGERHEFMLQFLNQFDKEWAGVL, encoded by the coding sequence ATAAACCAAGAAAGTATAATATCTAAAACCATCACTTTTGTAAAAGAAACACTTAAAGATGCCGAAGGTGGGCACGATTGGTTTCATATAGAACGTGTTTATAAAAATGCCCTTTTAATTTCAAAAACAGAAAAAGTGGATGCATTTGTTGTGGTGCTTGGGGCATTGCTTCATGATATTGCTGATAGTAAATTTCATGATGGTGATGAAACCGTTGGTCCTAAAGTGGCAAGTGATTTTCTGTTGGAACAAAATGTTGATAATTCAACGATTAAACATGTAGTAAATATTATCGAAAATATATCTTTTAAAGGCGGAAATGAGGAACAGAATTTTACTTCTCCCGAATTAAATGTGGTTCAAGATGCCGATCGTTTAGATGCTATTGGAGCTATTGGTATTGCACGTTGCTTTAATTATGGTGGTTTTAAAAACAGGGCGCTTTACAACCCGGAAATAAAACCTGACCTCAATATGAGTAAGGAAGCATATAAAAAATCGACTGCACCAACAATTAATCATTTTTACGAAAAATTATTGCTTTTAAAAGATAGAATGAATACTAAAACAGGAAAGTTGATTGCTGGAGAGAGACATGAGTTTATGCTTCAGTTTTTAAATCAATTTGATAAAGAGTGGGCAGGTGTTTTGTAA
- a CDS encoding GyrI-like domain-containing protein translates to MLQNHDKDYIKRVNTALKYIDLHLASDKLSLENVSRIALFSPFHFHRIFKIIIGETLNAYINRKRLEKASEGLIHKKNCNINELALQSGFSSNSAFTRAFKKFYSVSPSEFRKKHPHKFSKIGIVESKKGQEDFMLEAYFCNINNHLNWIKMNAKIEIKELPELHFASVTHIGVENIDKAFERIIKWAIPKGLMQQPETRLARIFHDSFKITDADKVRMSVSVLTKNEVLVEDDIHKTTTKAGKYIVGSFEVTSLEFEKSWSSLFIWMHDNGYKKADANPFEIYQNDMREHPEGKAIVDFYIPVK, encoded by the coding sequence ATGCTACAAAATCATGATAAAGATTACATAAAACGCGTTAACACGGCTTTAAAGTATATTGATTTGCATTTAGCTTCCGATAAGCTATCTTTAGAAAACGTTTCTAGAATTGCTTTATTTTCTCCTTTTCATTTTCATCGTATTTTTAAAATTATAATTGGAGAAACTCTAAATGCTTATATTAATAGAAAGCGTTTGGAAAAAGCCTCGGAAGGATTAATTCATAAAAAGAATTGTAATATTAACGAGTTAGCTTTACAAAGTGGTTTTAGTAGTAACTCTGCTTTTACTCGAGCCTTTAAGAAATTTTATAGCGTTAGTCCTTCAGAATTTAGAAAAAAGCATCCCCATAAATTTAGCAAGATAGGTATAGTTGAAAGCAAGAAAGGACAAGAAGACTTTATGCTTGAAGCTTATTTTTGCAACATTAATAACCATTTAAATTGGATTAAAATGAATGCAAAAATTGAAATTAAAGAGTTGCCAGAATTACATTTTGCTAGTGTAACTCATATTGGTGTCGAGAATATAGATAAAGCTTTTGAGCGTATTATAAAATGGGCGATACCAAAGGGATTAATGCAACAACCCGAAACGCGATTAGCGAGAATATTTCACGATAGTTTTAAAATTACGGATGCCGATAAGGTCCGTATGAGTGTTTCAGTATTAACTAAAAATGAGGTTTTAGTTGAAGATGATATCCATAAAACAACTACAAAGGCTGGAAAGTATATTGTAGGTAGTTTTGAGGTCACTTCTCTAGAATTTGAAAAATCGTGGAGTAGCCTTTTTATTTGGATGCATGATAATGGTTATAAAAAAGCAGATGCTAATCCTTTTGAAATCTATCAAAATGATATGCGAGAACATCCGGAAGGCAAGGCTATTGTTGATTTTTATATACCGGTTAAGTAG
- a CDS encoding n-acetylglutamate synthase: MSKNSEVSSSAVFGYKQEGSIITCAYRDSSIISGHLIGLVENDGSINMRYHQINANGELMTGICNSTPEIMLNGKIRLHEKWQWTSGNLSKGTSVLEEI; encoded by the coding sequence ATGTCCAAAAACAGTGAAGTTTCATCTTCAGCTGTTTTTGGATATAAACAAGAGGGCTCCATTATAACTTGTGCTTATCGCGATAGTTCTATTATTTCTGGACACTTAATTGGTTTGGTTGAAAATGATGGAAGTATCAATATGCGCTATCATCAAATTAATGCAAATGGAGAGTTAATGACTGGAATTTGCAACTCCACTCCCGAAATAATGTTAAATGGAAAAATTAGATTGCATGAAAAATGGCAATGGACTTCGGGTAATCTATCTAAAGGTACTTCTGTTTTAGAAGAAATTTAA
- a CDS encoding acyl-ACP desaturase, translating into MALKNKRIEVMNFLEKDIDALVEKYLIPIEKIWQPTDFLPNTEGKDEEFFEEVREIRELAKELPYDFWVVLVGDMITEEALPTYESWLMDVEGVDQVNGKNGWSKWVSQWTGEENRHGDVLNKYLYLSGRVNMREIEVTTQHLIADGFDIGTDRDPYKNFVYTSFQELATYVSHNRVAKIAKDFGNKRLSKMCKIIAGDEMRHHHAYSEFVERIFEVDPNQMMMAFHYMMKQKITMPAHFLRETGGKIGSAFEEFSNTAQRIGVYTSLDYIDILEKLTKRWEIDKITNLNDEAEKARDYLMKLPSRMTRVAERMKVPENSFEFKWVQPAIIK; encoded by the coding sequence ATGGCGTTAAAAAACAAGCGAATTGAAGTAATGAACTTTTTGGAAAAGGATATTGATGCCTTAGTGGAAAAGTATTTAATTCCCATTGAAAAAATTTGGCAACCTACCGACTTTTTACCAAATACAGAAGGTAAGGATGAAGAATTTTTTGAAGAAGTTAGAGAAATTAGAGAATTGGCCAAAGAGTTACCTTACGATTTTTGGGTAGTTTTAGTAGGTGATATGATTACTGAAGAAGCGTTACCAACTTACGAGTCTTGGTTAATGGACGTTGAAGGTGTAGATCAAGTTAATGGTAAAAATGGCTGGTCTAAATGGGTGAGCCAATGGACGGGTGAAGAAAATCGCCATGGTGATGTGCTTAACAAATACTTATACCTTTCTGGTCGTGTAAATATGCGCGAAATTGAAGTAACAACGCAGCATTTAATTGCAGATGGTTTTGATATTGGAACTGATAGAGATCCTTATAAAAACTTTGTTTATACAAGTTTCCAAGAGTTAGCGACTTATGTTTCGCATAACCGTGTGGCTAAAATAGCTAAGGATTTTGGTAACAAGCGTTTATCTAAAATGTGTAAGATTATTGCTGGTGACGAGATGAGACATCACCATGCTTATTCTGAATTTGTAGAACGTATTTTTGAAGTGGATCCAAACCAAATGATGATGGCTTTTCACTACATGATGAAGCAAAAAATAACCATGCCTGCTCACTTTTTACGTGAAACTGGCGGGAAAATTGGTTCGGCTTTCGAAGAGTTTTCTAATACAGCACAACGTATTGGGGTTTATACTTCACTAGATTATATCGATATTTTAGAGAAACTAACTAAGCGTTGGGAAATTGATAAAATAACCAACCTTAATGACGAGGCTGAGAAGGCGAGAGATTACCTTATGAAATTACCGTCTAGAATGACCCGTGTTGCTGAGCGTATGAAAGTACCTGAAAATTCTTTTGAATTTAAATGGGTTCAACCTGCAATTATAAAATAA
- a CDS encoding lysophospholipid acyltransferase family protein, whose product MVKLISYPLTILYAFAFLLTIVIFHPIQAFCYRVFGYEALKKSVDALQFCLMRCLNILGTRFTFDNPYDIPTDQPIIIVSNHQSMYDISPLMWYMRKHHPKFISKIELGRGIPSVSYNLRHGGSCLIDRKNPRQSLPAIMKFGEYIEKTNRAAVIFPEGTRSVDGNPKPFQTKGLEILLKKIPSALVVPITINNSWKTLRYGKFPMGLGTHIKFTVHKPIKINTFANKRDLINSVETTIIEHIKL is encoded by the coding sequence ATGGTAAAACTAATATCTTATCCGTTAACTATTTTATATGCCTTTGCGTTTTTGCTAACCATTGTTATATTCCATCCTATCCAAGCTTTTTGCTATCGGGTTTTTGGGTATGAAGCGCTTAAAAAAAGTGTGGACGCCTTGCAGTTTTGTTTAATGCGTTGTTTAAATATATTGGGTACGCGGTTTACATTCGATAATCCTTATGATATTCCTACAGATCAACCTATAATTATTGTTTCTAATCACCAAAGTATGTACGATATATCGCCGCTTATGTGGTATATGCGTAAACATCATCCTAAATTTATTAGTAAAATTGAGTTAGGTAGAGGTATACCAAGTGTATCTTATAATTTACGTCATGGTGGTTCTTGTTTAATAGACCGTAAAAACCCGAGACAATCGTTGCCTGCTATTATGAAATTTGGTGAATATATTGAAAAAACGAATCGTGCAGCCGTGATTTTTCCAGAAGGTACGCGTAGTGTTGATGGGAACCCAAAACCATTTCAAACAAAAGGTTTGGAAATTTTATTAAAAAAAATCCCTTCGGCATTAGTGGTGCCAATCACCATAAATAACTCTTGGAAAACGTTGCGATATGGCAAATTCCCTATGGGTTTGGGCACGCATATAAAATTTACCGTGCATAAGCCTATAAAAATTAATACCTTTGCTAATAAGCGAGATTTGATAAATAGTGTGGAAACCACTATTATAGAACATATAAAACTTTAA
- a CDS encoding BrxA/BrxB family bacilliredoxin, giving the protein MYPAELVKPMREDLTKVGFEELHTAEAVKAAIAKPGTTLVVVNSVCGCAAANARPGARMSLQNAKRPDHITTVFAGVDKEAVDAARGFMVPFPPSSPCMALFKDGELVHMLERHHIEGRPAELIAENLSDAYNANC; this is encoded by the coding sequence ATGTATCCAGCAGAATTAGTAAAACCAATGCGTGAGGATTTAACCAAAGTTGGTTTTGAGGAATTACACACTGCCGAGGCGGTTAAGGCGGCTATTGCAAAACCGGGAACTACGCTTGTGGTTGTAAATTCGGTTTGTGGTTGTGCAGCAGCTAATGCGCGTCCAGGTGCGAGAATGAGTTTACAAAACGCAAAACGCCCAGACCATATTACTACGGTTTTTGCAGGTGTTGATAAAGAGGCTGTAGATGCGGCGCGTGGATTTATGGTTCCGTTTCCTCCAAGTTCACCTTGTATGGCTTTATTTAAAGATGGCGAATTAGTACATATGTTAGAACGTCACCATATTGAAGGTCGTCCAGCTGAGTTAATTGCTGAAAACCTTTCAGATGCTTACAACGCAAATTGTTAG